From Jaculus jaculus isolate mJacJac1 chromosome 19, mJacJac1.mat.Y.cur, whole genome shotgun sequence, a single genomic window includes:
- the Chi3l2 gene encoding chitinase-3-like protein 2 — protein sequence MDHKSIWTGLVVLLLLHRGSAYKLVCYFTSWSAERQEPGTFTLEKLNPFLCSHLIYAFGTIKSNRIGIDDGNAAALDHAISTHKATNPKLKILLCIGGYVFGSKGFHPMVDSPTSRLEFINSAIQFLRTHNFDGLDISWIYPDRKDNAQFSVLIHEIAEAFQKDSVDSTKARLLLTASVSSGRHMIDNSYQIKKLAEDVDFINLMSYDFHGPWVKPLVTGHSSPLSKGQLDRGSFAYNNAEYAVGYWIYKGMPAEKVIMGIPTYGRSYTLASADTSVGAPASGPGVPGPITNSSGVMAYYEICQFLQGASITRLLDQQVPYAVKGNQWVGYEDVESIETKVQFLKNANLGGASIWSVDLDDITGQSCNQGPFPLLQAAKRNLGSL from the exons ATGGACCACAAGTCTATCTGGACAG GTCTGGTGGTCTTGTTGCTTCTCCATCGAG gatCTGCCTACAAACTTGTTTGCTATTTTACCAGCTGGTCCGCTGAGAGGCAGGAACCAGGAACATTCACCCTTGAGAAGCTCAACCCTTTCCTATGCTCACACCTCATCTATGCATTCGGCACCATCAAAAGCAACAGGATTGGCATTGATGACGGGAACGCGGCTGCACTCGACCATGCCATCAGCACTCACAAAGCCAC GAATCCCAAACTGAAAATTCTCTTATGCATTGGAGGCTACGTGTTTGGCTCCAAAGG GTTCCACCCCATGGTTGATTCTCCCACTTCACGCTTAGAGTTTATTAACTCTGCAATCCAGTTTCTGAGGACCCATAACTTTGATGGATTGGATATAAGCTGGATCTATCCGGATCGGAAAGACAACGCTCAGTTCAGTGTGttgatccac GAGATAGCAGAAGCCTTTCAAAAGGACTCTGTAGACTCCACCAAAGCAAGGCTCCTTCTGACTGCCAGCGTGTCCTCAGGGAGGCATATGATCGATAACAGCTATCAGATCAAGAAGCTAGCAGA AGATGTGGATTTCATCAACCTCATGTCTTATGATTTCCATGGGCCTTGGGTAAAGCCCCTGGTCACTGGACACAGCAGCCCTCTAAGTAAAGGTCAGCTGGACAGAGGGTCATTCGCTTACAACAATGCG GAATATGCTGTGGGGTACTGGATATATAAAGGAATGCCTGCAGAGAAGGTGATCATGGGCATACCCACATACGGGCGCTCCTACACACTGGCATCTGCAGACACCTCTGTGGGCGCCCCAGCCTCTGGTCCCGGAGTTCCTGGTCCCATCACCAATTCTTCAGGTGTCATGGCCTATTACGAG ATCTGCCAGTTCCTGCAAGGAGCCAGTATTACCAGGCTCCTTGACCAGCAGGTCCCCTATGCAGTCAAGGGGAACCAGTGGGTGGGCTATGAGGATGTGGAGAGTATAGAAACCAAG GTTCAGTTTCTAAAGAACGCAAACCTTGGAGGGGCCTCAATATGGTCTGTTGACTTGGATGACATCACAGGCCAATCCTGCAACCAGggtcccttccctcttctccaaGCTGCCAAGAGAAACCTTGGCTCGCTCTGA